In one Brassica oleracea var. oleracea cultivar TO1000 chromosome C9, BOL, whole genome shotgun sequence genomic region, the following are encoded:
- the LOC106313556 gene encoding uncharacterized protein LOC106313556, with product MAVYVEKKHWWLRNKKIVDKYMKEAKNLIASQDPNDVESALNLLDSALSVSPRYELALELKARSLLYLRRFKDVADMLHDYIPSLKFSGEDSGIGSSESSRESVSLLNELPSHGGVSGDSSFKCFSVSDLKKKVMAGLSKNCNEQGQWRYLVLGQACCHLGLMEEAMVLLQTGKRLATAALRRQSISLSDDSFILFSSADGASSPPSSARYLTESDHVLSHIKLLLRRRAAALAALDAGLYSESIRHFSKILDSRRAAPQGFLAECFMHRASAYRSAGRIAESVADCNKTLALDPSCLQALETRAALLESVRCFPDSLHDLEHLKLLYNSILRDRKLPGPVWKRHNVRYREIPGKLCVLTSRIQQLKERIANGGIGNVDYYALMGVRRDCSRSELDRAYLLLNLKHKPERSMSFIDRFELTEDEEELDSVKDRARMSTLLLYRLIQKGYSVVTSDLATAEKQRAGTGTPIRAGAVAANNNVNVVEGVFCRDLTVVGSLIARTGFNQPIPVKYEALSC from the exons ATGGCGGTTTATGTCGAGAAGAAACACTGGTGGCTCCGTAACAAGAAG ATCGTGGATAAGTACATGAAGGAAGCGAAGAATCTAATAGCGAGCCAAGATCCAAACGACGTCGAATCAGCTCTAAACCTCCTCGACTCTGCTCTCTCCGTATCTCCTCGCTACGAACTCGCTCTCGAGCTCAAAGCCAGATCGCTTCTCTACCTCCGTCGATTCAAAGACGTCGCCGATATGCTCCACGATTACATTCCGAGTCTTAAATTCTCCGGCGAAGACTCCGGCATCGGTTCGTCGGAATCTTCTCGTGAATCGGTTAGCCTTCTGAACGAGTTACCGAGTCACGGGGGTGTGTCTGGTGACTCGTCTTTTAAATGCTTCTCCGTCTCCGATTTGAAGAAGAAAGTCATGGCAGGGTTGAGTAAAAACTGCAACGAACAAGGGCAATGGAG ATACTTGGTTCTTGGTCAAGCGTGTTGCCATCTTGGTTTAATGGAGGAGGCGATGGTTCTTCTCCAAACCGGTAAACGGTTAGCCACCGCAGCGCTCCGCCGTCAGAGCATTTCCTTATCCGACGACAGCTTCATCCTCTTCTCCTCCGCAGACGGCGCTTCCTCTCCTCCCTCCTCCGCGCGATATCTCACCGAATCCGATCACGTGCTATCTCACATTAAGCTCCTCTTGCGGCGCCGCGCCGCCGCACTCGCCGCTCTCGACGCCGGACTCTACTCCGAATCAATCCGCCATTTCTCCAAAATCCTCGACAGCCGCCGCGCAGCGCCGCAGGGCTTCCTCGCCGAGTGCTTCATGCACCGCGCCTCGGCGTACAGATCCGCCGGGAGAATCGCTGAGTCCGTCGCCGACTGCAACAAGACCTTAGCGTTGGATCCGTCGTGCCTCCAAGCGTTGGAGACCAGAGCGGCCTTGCTCGAGTCCGTGCGGTGCTTCCCCGACTCGCTTCACGATTTGGAGCACTTGAAGCTTCTCTACAACTCGATTTTACGTGACCGGAAACTTCCCGGTCCGGTTTGGAAACGGCACAATGTCCGGTACAGAGAGATACCGGGGAAGTTATGCGTTTTGACGTCGCGGATCCAGCAATTGAAGGAGAGAATCGCGAACGGAGGAATCGGAAACGTTGATTACTACGCTCTGATGGGAGTCAGACGCGATTGCTCGAGATCGGAGCTGGATCGAGCTTACTTGCTGCTCAATTTAAAGCATAAACCGGAGAGATCAATGTCGTTTATTGACCGGTTTGAGTTAACCGAGGACGAGGAGGAATTAGACTCGGTTAAGGACCGGGCGAGAATGTCAACTCTATTACTATACAGATTGATTCAAAAAGGTTACTCCGTTGTCACAAGTGACCTTGCGACGGCGGAGAAGCAGCGCGCGGGAACGGGAACGCCGATTAGAGCGGGTGCGGTTGCTGCGAATAATAACGTGAATGTGGTGGAAGGAGTGTTTTGTAGAGATTTGACGGTGGTTGGGAGTTTGATTGCACGGACCGGGTTTAACCAACCGATTCCGGTTAAGTACGAAGCGCTTAGTTGCTGA
- the LOC106317474 gene encoding uncharacterized protein LOC106317474 encodes MLSSRALNAASRSSLSRPLLAKRLTSSGRTADPEIHGRNDGDEPSLFPTDPEGLDDVANPKTPADEIVPDIRPPGLEKEPLKPPKNPRATSHKIESTPVSLPADPSLQQKRK; translated from the exons AGCTCTTAATGCAGCGTCTCGTTCGTCTCTCAGTCGTCCTCTTCTCGCCAAGAGACTAACTTCTTCTGGTCGAACTGCTGATCCTGAGATCCATGGTCGTAACGATGGAGACGAGCCTAGTCTTTTCCCAACAGACCCCGAA GGTTTGGATGATGTAGCGAATCCCAAGACTCCGGCAGATGAGATTGTACCGGACATTCGACCACCCGGTTTAGAAAAAGAACCGCTTAAGCCTCCTAAAAACCCACGAGCTACTTCACACAAGATTGAGTCTACTCCGGTTAGTCTGCCCGCAGATCCCAGTCTCCAACAGAAACGAAAATGA